GGCCGATCAGCTCATGGGCGCCGGGGCCCATCAGCGCCCGGGGGAAGGGGTGGAACTCCTTGATCGGAAACGGCTTGAGAAGTTCTTCGACCTGCATGATCGCGACTGTCCTCTCCGCGCGGTGGGCCGCGCGTACTGCGTCGACTGCTCCGTTGCCGGCGGCGCAGAGGTCCGTGGTGAAGCACGGATGGTCCGGTGGGAGCACGGACATGCCCTGTGCGTGGCGTGACTCACCTTCCGACGAAGGCATGGCGGGGCGATACCGGCCGCCCGGACGGCAGCGGGACGCGAACGGACGGGACGCACCCTGCCCGGTCGGAGGGGTGAGCCGCGGACACCGGCATCGGCGGCGCACACCTGCCCGACCGGACAGGGTGATCGCGGCCGGAAGCAGGGCGAGACAGGGCGGCGGCCTCCGTAGCGTCAAATACCGGCCGGTCACCGCACGGCGGTACCGGATCTCCGCGACTCCCCCACCCATTCAGGAGGTTGGCCATGAACGACAACCAGATCAGCGCCGAGCAGGACATCGCCTTCGACGAGGTGATCGAGGAGGTCCTCGTCGAAGAGGTGTCGATCGACGGCATGTGCGGCGTCTACTAGGCCCGCCGCCATGACCACCCACCCGGCGGCCCCGGCCGGCGCGGCCTTCGACACGGCGCACCCCTACCGGCTGAACCCCTCCGTCGCGCTGCGCCCCGAGCCGTTCGGAGCGCTCGCCTACCACTTCGGCAACCGCCGGCTGTCCTTCCTCAAGGCACCCGAACTCGTCGAACTGGTCCGGGGGCTCGACCGGCACCCCAGCGTCGGGGACGCCCTCGCCGGCGTTCCCGACGACCGGCGGGACGCCTTCCTGCGGGCGCTGGCCTCGCTGGCCGCCGCCGACATGATCGTTCCCCAGCGCAGTGGAACCGGAGCGCACTGATGACCCCCCTCCACGAGCCCCCGCACGCCGCCGAGCGGAGCGCGGCCGGAGCGAACGAGGGCGCCCCCGTGTCCGAAGGAGTACCGGGGAAGGTGCCCGCCCTCGTCGAGCAGTTCAAGGGAGGCCTCGCCGCCCCGATCTGCCTGACCTGGGAGTGGACCTACGCCTGCAACCTGTCCTGTGCGCACTGCCTGTCCTCGTCCGGGCGGCGCGATCCCCTGGAGCTGTCCACGGACGAGATCACGTCCGTGATCGACGAGCTTCAGCGCATGCAGGTGTTCTACGTCAACGTCGGCGGCGGCGAGCCCACGGTCCGCCCCGACTTCTGGGACCTCCTCGACTACGCGATCGACCACCAGGTGGGGGTGAAGTTCTCCACCAACGGCGTCCGCCTGAGTCCCGAGCGGGCACGGCGGCTGGCCACCACCGACTACGTGGACGTACAGATCTCCCTCGACGGAGCCACCCGCGCGGTCAACGACGCCGTCCGTGGCCCCGGTTCGTACGACATGGCCGTGCGAGCCATGGAGAACCTCGCGGACGCGGGCTTCCGGGACTTCAAGATCTCGGTGGTGATGACCCGTCACAATGTCGCGCAGCTCGACGACTTCGCCGTGCTCGCCGACCGCTACGGAGCCCAGCTGCGGATCACCCGGCTGCGGCCCTCCGGCCGGGGCGCGGACGTCTGGGACGACCTTCACCCCACCGCCGAGCAGCAGCGCCGGCTCTACGACTGGCTCGTCGGCCACGGCGGGAACGTGCTCACCGGGGACTCCTTCTTCCACCTCAACGCCCTCGGTTCCGAGCCGATCCCGGGGCTGAACCTGTGCGGCGCCGGCCGGGTCGTCTGCCTGATCGACCCGGTCGGGGACGTTTACGCCTGCCCGTTCGCCATTCACGACGCGTTCAAGGCGGGCAACGTCCGCTCACCGGGCGGCTTCGAACGGGTGTGGCGGGAGTCGGACCTCTTCGCCGACCTGCGTCGGCCGTCCTCCGGTGGGGCCTGCTCCGGCTGCTCCGCGTTCGACGCCTGCCAGGGCGGATGCATGGCCGCGAAGTTCTTCACGGGCCTGCCGCTGGACGGCCCCGACCCCGAGTGCGTCAAGGGCCACGGGGCCACCGCGCTCTCGGCCGTCGACCCGGCCGCGCTGCCGGGCCAGGGCAAGGACCACTCACGCCGCACGGTGGCGCTGGGCATGCCCGCCGTCCGCGCCCGCCGCTCCGACCGCTTCTGCGACGAGAGCCCGCTGGCCGGTGCCGACCTGGGCGGCCCCGTACCCGATGAAAGAGGAACGTCATGAGCAAGTGGATCGAGACGGTCGCCGAGGCCCAGCGGCGAGCGAGGAAACGGCTGCCGAAATCCGTGTACAGCGCGCTGCTCGCGGGCTCCGAGAAGGGCGTCTCCTACGACGACAACACCGCCGCCTTCGCCGAGTTGGGCTTCGCCCCGCACGTGGCCGGGCTGTCGGCCAAGCGCGACCAGGCCACCACCGTCATGGGACAGGACATCTCCCTGCCGGTGCTCATCTCGCCGACGGGTGTGCAGGCGGTGCACCCGGACGGTGAGGTGGCCGTGGCCCGCGCCGCCGCCGCCCGGGGCACCGCGATGGGGCTGAGCTCGTTCGCGAGCAAGCCGCTCGGGGACGTCCTGGCGGCCAATCCGCAGACGTTCCTCCAGGTGTACTGGATGGGTTCCCGGGACGCGATGGCCCGGCGCCTGAAGGACGCCCGTGAGGCGGGCGCCAAGGGCATCATCGTCACCCTCGACTGGTCCTTCTCGTACGGCCGGGACTGGGGCAGCCCCGAGATTCCCGAGCGGCTGGACCTCAGGGCCATGACGCGGTTCGCGCCCGAGGCGCTGGCCCGCCCCGGCTGGCTCTGGGACTTCGTGAAGTCCCGCAGCCTCCCGGACCTGAAGGCACCCAACATCGCCGAGCCGGGGCAGGAGGCGCCCACGTTCTTCGGCGCCTACGGCGAGTGGATGACGACCCCTCCGCCCTCCTGGGACGACGTGCGCTGGCTGCGTGAGCAGTGGGAGGGACCGTTCATGCTCAAGGGCGTCTGCCGGGTGGACGACGCGCTCCGCGCGGTCGACGCGGGCGTCACCGCGATCTCGGTGTCCAACCACGGCGGCAACAACCTCGACGCGACCCCTGCACCGATCCGCATCCTGCCCGTCATCGCGGACGCGGTGGGTGACCGGGTCGAGGTGCTCCTCGACGGCGGAGTCCGCCGCGGCAGCGACGTGGTCAAGGCCCTCGCACTCGGCGCCAGGGCCGTGATGATCGGCCGCGCCTATCTGTGGGGCCTGGCGGCGGGAGGCCAGACCGGTGTGGAGAACGTGCTCGACATCCTGCGCCGCGGCATCGATTCCGCCCTGCTGGGGCTCGGGCGCTCGTCGGTCCACGAGCTCACGCCCGACGACGTACTGATCCCGCCGGGCTTCACCCGGGCGCCGGGAGTGGTCTGACATGCCCGGCGCCCGGAATTCGCTCGCGGACCTGCGCTGGCCCGACCTGGCGGACCGCCGTCCCCTGGTGCTGCTGCCGCTCGGCTCCTGCGAACAGCACGGCCCCCACCTGCCCCTGGACACCGACACGGCGGTGGCCTCCGCGGTCGCCGAACGTGCCGCCGCCCGGCTGTGCGGCGAGGCGGATGTACTGGTCGCGCCCGCTCAGCCGTACGGAGCCAGCGGCGAGCACGAGGGCTTCCCCGGCACGGTGTCCATCGGCCACGACGCGCTGCGCCTGCTGGTCACGGAGACCGGTCGCTCGATGCTGCGCTGGGCGTCCCGCCTGCTGGTGGTCAACGGGCACGGCGGCCACCTCACCAGTCTGGCCGAGGCGGTCACCGGTCTGCGCGGCGAGGGTCGCGATGTCGGCTGGTGGCCCTGCCTGCCGCCGGGCTCCGACGCCCACGCCGGGCGTGCCGAGACCTCGATGATGCTGCGGCTTCGGCACGCGGCCGTCCGTGCCGAGCGGGCCGTCGCCGGACCGACCGAACCCGTTCACCTGCTGATGGACCGGCTGGTCGCCGAATCGGTGCGCGGGGTGAGCCCGTCCGGTGTCCTCGGCGACCCCGCCGGGGCCCGCGCGGGCGACGGCGAGCGGCTCCTGGAGCGGATGGCGGACCGCCTCGCCGAGGACGTCCGGGGATGGCGGGTGGGCGCGCGGGGCCGGCTCGGCCGGCCCGAGACGCAGCCGGTCGCCACCCCCGCCGGGGAGGGGCGATGACCGGCCGTCGGGTGGCCGTCGTCACCGGCGCCGCGCGGGGCATCGGGGCCGCCACGGTACGGCGGCTGGCCCGGGACGGCTGGGCGGTGGTGGCGGTGGACCGCTGCGCGGACGACTCCGACGTGCCCTATCCGCTGGCCGAGCCCGGCCGACTGGACCTGCTGGCACAGGAATTCCCCCTGATCCGTACGGTCCGCGCCGACGTACGCGACGCCGCCGCGCTGCAGCGCGCGGTGGAGCTGGCCGAGACCGAGTTCGGCGGCTTCGACGCCGCCGTGGCCGCCGCCGCGGTGATGCTGGGCGGAAACCCGGTGTGGGAACAGACCGACGCCCAGTGGCGGACCCTGCTCGACGTGGACGTCATGGGCGTGGCCAACCTCGCGCGCGCCGCCGTTCCCGCCCTGCTGCGCAGGCCGCACCCCCGGCACGGCCGCTTCGTCGCCCTCGCCTCGGCCGCCGCGCACCGCGGTCTGTGGCGCCTGGGCGCCTACTGCGCGGCCAAGCACGCCGTCGTCGGCCTGGTCCGCGGCCTCGCCTGCGACCTGCGTGACACCGGCGTGCACGCCGTCGCCGTCTCGCCGGGCTCGACCCGCACCGACATGCTGCGGGCCACGGCGGACCTGTACCACCTGCCTGACGTCGAGCAGCTCGCCGCCCAGCAGCTCACCGGGCGCCCACTGGAGCCCGAGGAGGTGGCCGCGGTGGTGGCCTGGGCCTGTTCCCCCGAGTCCTTCGCTCTCACAGGCTCCGTACTGCACGCGGACGGAGGGTTCACGGCATGACGGCACTCGCACACCGCACCCCGGCTCCCCCGACGAGCACTCCGCTGCCCTCTCCGGCGGACACCGCCCTGCCGTCCGGCCTCACCGTCGAACTCGCCGCCGGCACGCACCGGTCCGAGGACGGGCGGCTGCTGCTCGGCGGATCGCCGCTTCGCCTGCTCCGGCTGACCGCCCCTGCGGCACGCCTCCTGGACGGGGGCCGGCTCACGGTCACAGGCCCGGCGAGCGGCGCGCTCGCACGACGGCTGCTCGACGCCGGGATCGCCCATCCGCGCCCCGCGCCGGCGCCGGTGAGCGACACCACGGTGGTCATCCCCGTCAAGGACCGCGCCGACCAGCTGGACCGGCTGCTCGCAGCCCTGCGCGCCGACCAGCCGACCTCCCCCCTGCCGGTCCTGGTCGTGGACGACGGCTCCGCCGACCCCGCGGCCCTGGCCCGGGTGGCCAGCGCGCACGGCGCCGAACTGCTGACCCACCCACGCAACCTCGGCCCGGCAGCGGCCCGCAACACCGGCCTGCGGCACACCCGTACCCCGTACGTGGCGTTCTGCGACTCCGACGTGGTGCCCGAACCCGGGTGGCTCGCCGCCCTGCTGGCGCAGTTCGCCGACCCCGCGGTGGCGCTCGCCGCTCCCCGCGTGGTCGCACTGCCCGTCGCCGAACCCGGGCTCCTGGACCGGTACGAGGAGAAGCGCTCGCCACTGGACATGGGAGCCGGAGAAGGACCGGTCGTGCCGGTGTCCGCGCTGTCCTACGTCCCCAGCGCGACCATCGTGGTCCGCCGTGACGCCGTGGGCACCGGCTTCGACGACCACATGCGCGTCGGGGAGGACGTCGACCTGTGCATGCGGCTGCACGAGGCGGGCTGGCGGCTGCGGTACGTGCCCACCGCGCGCGTGGGCCACCGGCACCGCACCGACCTGCGCGGCTGGCTCGCCCAGCGAGCCGCATACGGCACCGGCGCCGCCGACCTGGCGCTGCGCCACCCCGGGCAGGTGCCGCCGCTGTATGCCGCCCCCTGGTCGCTGGCCGCCTGCGCCCTGCTGCTGCGCGGCAGGCCGGGGCCGACGGCCGTGGCAGCGGCCCTGACGGCGGTGACCGCCGTCCGCGTGGCACGACGTATGCCCGACGCCGACCACCCCTCCCGCGCGGGGGCACTGCTGTCGCTCGCCGCGCTGCGCGGCACCGCCGAGCAGTTGCTGCGCTGCGCCACCCGGCACCACTGGCCCCTTGCGACGGCCGCCGCCGTGGCGAGCCCGCGCGCGCGGTACGTGCTGATCGCCGCGGCCGTCGTCGAGGGGCTGGTGGACCACCGCCGCTCCGGCACCTCGCTCGGCCCCCTCGCGCACTTGGCGATCCGTCGCCTGGACGACCTCGCCTATGGCTGGGGGGTCTGGCAGGGCGCCCTGCGGCGCGGGACCACCGCACCGCTGCGACCGCGCCTCGCCCTGCGCCTGGTGAGCCGTTGGACCGCCGGAGGGCGGCCGTAGCCGCGGCCCCCGACCCGCCGCCAACCTCCCGCCAACCCTGACCGGCCACCGTGTCCACCTGGCGACGGCCGGTCGCGCCCTCGGAACGGCACCCGTGCCGTCAGCACCCGCACCCCACTGGAGGATCTGGTATGTCTCCGCGCTCTGCCCACCCCGCCCTTACAGAGAACCCGCTCGCCCCCCAGGGCGCCGCCGTGTCCGGACCGCTGGAGCCGACCGCGGACGACCGCCTCGCCTTCTGGGCGCGGGAGGCCGGGCAGCTCCACTGGGACACCGGCTGGGACCAGGTGCTGGACTGGACGGACGCGCCCTTCGCCCGCTGGTTCACCGGCGGGAGGCTGAACGTGGCGTACAACTGCGTCGACCGGCACGTCGAGGCAGGGCACGGCGACCAGATCGCCTTCCACTGGGAGGGCGAGCCGGGTGACACCCGCACGATCACCTACGCGGAGCTGAGGCGCGAGGTCTGCCGCACGGCGAACGCCCTGCTCTGCCTCGGTCTGACGCCGGGCGACCGGGTCGCCATCCAGCTGCCGATGATCCCCGAGGCGGTCTTCGCCATGCTGGCGTGCGCCCGGCTCGGCCTGCCGCACAGCGTCGTGTTCGGCGGGTTCTCCCCGGCCGCC
Above is a genomic segment from Streptomyces sp. SLBN-31 containing:
- the mftE gene encoding mycofactocin biosynthesis peptidyl-dipeptidase MftE, producing the protein MPGARNSLADLRWPDLADRRPLVLLPLGSCEQHGPHLPLDTDTAVASAVAERAAARLCGEADVLVAPAQPYGASGEHEGFPGTVSIGHDALRLLVTETGRSMLRWASRLLVVNGHGGHLTSLAEAVTGLRGEGRDVGWWPCLPPGSDAHAGRAETSMMLRLRHAAVRAERAVAGPTEPVHLLMDRLVAESVRGVSPSGVLGDPAGARAGDGERLLERMADRLAEDVRGWRVGARGRLGRPETQPVATPAGEGR
- the mftA gene encoding mycofactocin precursor MftA (Mycofactocin is a small molecule electron carrier derived from the final two amino acids, Val-Tyr, of MftA, the mycofactocin precursor. It plays a role in redox homeostasis and the metabolism of alcohols and aldehydes in Actinobacteria, including Mycobacterium tuberculosis.), which gives rise to MNDNQISAEQDIAFDEVIEEVLVEEVSIDGMCGVY
- the mftC gene encoding mycofactocin radical SAM maturase (MftC is a radical SAM/SPASM enzyme that catalyzes the first two steps in biosynthesis of the electron carrier mycofactocin from the terminal Val-Tyr dipeptide of the precursor peptide MftA.); its protein translation is MTPLHEPPHAAERSAAGANEGAPVSEGVPGKVPALVEQFKGGLAAPICLTWEWTYACNLSCAHCLSSSGRRDPLELSTDEITSVIDELQRMQVFYVNVGGGEPTVRPDFWDLLDYAIDHQVGVKFSTNGVRLSPERARRLATTDYVDVQISLDGATRAVNDAVRGPGSYDMAVRAMENLADAGFRDFKISVVMTRHNVAQLDDFAVLADRYGAQLRITRLRPSGRGADVWDDLHPTAEQQRRLYDWLVGHGGNVLTGDSFFHLNALGSEPIPGLNLCGAGRVVCLIDPVGDVYACPFAIHDAFKAGNVRSPGGFERVWRESDLFADLRRPSSGGACSGCSAFDACQGGCMAAKFFTGLPLDGPDPECVKGHGATALSAVDPAALPGQGKDHSRRTVALGMPAVRARRSDRFCDESPLAGADLGGPVPDERGTS
- the mftB gene encoding mycofactocin biosynthesis chaperone MftB (MftB, a small protein, is a peptide chaperone that assists the radical SAM enzyme MftC in performing two modifications to the C-terminal Val-Tyr dipeptide of the mycofactocin precursor peptide, MftA. MftB's role is analogous to the role of PqqD in the biosynthesis of PQQ, a cofactor that derives entirely from a Tyr and a Glu in the precursor PqqA.); the encoded protein is MTTHPAAPAGAAFDTAHPYRLNPSVALRPEPFGALAYHFGNRRLSFLKAPELVELVRGLDRHPSVGDALAGVPDDRRDAFLRALASLAAADMIVPQRSGTGAH
- the mftF gene encoding mycofactocin biosynthesis glycosyltransferase MftF (Members of this protein family, MftF, are glycosyltransferases, members of PF00535 (glycosyl transferase family 2). The encoding gene is found as part of the mycofactocin cassette, in Mycobacterium tuberculosis, many other Actinobacteria, and occasional members of other lineages. Mycofactocin itself, a putative redox carrier, is a heavily modified derivative of the C-terminal Val-Tyr dipeptide of the mycofactocin precursor MftA (TIGR03969).), which gives rise to MTALAHRTPAPPTSTPLPSPADTALPSGLTVELAAGTHRSEDGRLLLGGSPLRLLRLTAPAARLLDGGRLTVTGPASGALARRLLDAGIAHPRPAPAPVSDTTVVIPVKDRADQLDRLLAALRADQPTSPLPVLVVDDGSADPAALARVASAHGAELLTHPRNLGPAAARNTGLRHTRTPYVAFCDSDVVPEPGWLAALLAQFADPAVALAAPRVVALPVAEPGLLDRYEEKRSPLDMGAGEGPVVPVSALSYVPSATIVVRRDAVGTGFDDHMRVGEDVDLCMRLHEAGWRLRYVPTARVGHRHRTDLRGWLAQRAAYGTGAADLALRHPGQVPPLYAAPWSLAACALLLRGRPGPTAVAAALTAVTAVRVARRMPDADHPSRAGALLSLAALRGTAEQLLRCATRHHWPLATAAAVASPRARYVLIAAAVVEGLVDHRRSGTSLGPLAHLAIRRLDDLAYGWGVWQGALRRGTTAPLRPRLALRLVSRWTAGGRP
- the mftD gene encoding pre-mycofactocin synthase MftD (MftD, an enzyme found in the mycofactocin biosynthesis locus, performs an oxidative deamination of 3-amino-5-[(p-hydroxyphenyl)methyl]-4,4-dimethyl-2-pyrrolidinone (AHDP). The resulting compound, now called pre-mycofactocin (PMFT), is a biologically active redox cofactor that can oxidize the non-exchangeable NADH of TIGR03971 family SDR-type oxidoreductases.); this encodes MSKWIETVAEAQRRARKRLPKSVYSALLAGSEKGVSYDDNTAAFAELGFAPHVAGLSAKRDQATTVMGQDISLPVLISPTGVQAVHPDGEVAVARAAAARGTAMGLSSFASKPLGDVLAANPQTFLQVYWMGSRDAMARRLKDAREAGAKGIIVTLDWSFSYGRDWGSPEIPERLDLRAMTRFAPEALARPGWLWDFVKSRSLPDLKAPNIAEPGQEAPTFFGAYGEWMTTPPPSWDDVRWLREQWEGPFMLKGVCRVDDALRAVDAGVTAISVSNHGGNNLDATPAPIRILPVIADAVGDRVEVLLDGGVRRGSDVVKALALGARAVMIGRAYLWGLAAGGQTGVENVLDILRRGIDSALLGLGRSSVHELTPDDVLIPPGFTRAPGVV
- a CDS encoding mycofactocin-coupled SDR family oxidoreductase, translated to MTGRRVAVVTGAARGIGAATVRRLARDGWAVVAVDRCADDSDVPYPLAEPGRLDLLAQEFPLIRTVRADVRDAAALQRAVELAETEFGGFDAAVAAAAVMLGGNPVWEQTDAQWRTLLDVDVMGVANLARAAVPALLRRPHPRHGRFVALASAAAHRGLWRLGAYCAAKHAVVGLVRGLACDLRDTGVHAVAVSPGSTRTDMLRATADLYHLPDVEQLAAQQLTGRPLEPEEVAAVVAWACSPESFALTGSVLHADGGFTA